The region TAACTACTTATATGTTAAAAAAAGCAGCGAGCTTCGCTTTGGCCAGAATGAAAGAAGTTCAGATTTTCGTAAAACTCATATTAGCGGGCGTGGCTATCAGCCTATGATTTTTAATTTAAAATCAACTGAGATTAGGGAAAGTAACGGCCTTGTAACCTTTAATTTTACCTTTATTAGTGGGGCGAGCTATACCATGATTTATCAATTTGAAAAGGAGGGATAAAATGAATAGGATAAAAGTTAGAGCAGGTGTTTTAATCCAGGTTTTATTTTTAGTAGCGATATTTACTGCAATCTTAGAATTTTATCTTTTTTCAATGCTTTCTAATCGAAGAAATATAGTGGCCCAGACCAATAGAATTAAGGCTGAGTTGATGGCAGATTTGACCTTTGAAAAAATTAAGGACGAGCAAAAAGCAGGAAGCATTGTCTTTAGTGACGCTTTCTGCTTTTTTGAATTTGTTGATGGTAGATATATTTTAAAGGTTGTCTTTAGTGATAATCATGGTGAAGTATATCAAATTAGTCGGGATAAAAAATCTGAAGATACCGGTCTTTAATCTTTACTTTCAAGCTCAGATTGACTTAGCCACTTATGGTTAGTAACCATCATTTTTGATGAATCGTTTGAAGTATAGTCAACCATATAGGCAGGCCCATCGCTAATGGCAACGATAGAGCCACTCGCTCCCTTCATGCCAGACATGTGGTCAGCTTCAAGCGTAATCTTGCTACCGACAGTCAAATCTCCTTTAATTTCATCTGCTATCAGGTACTTGTGGTTGGTAACCATTTGATGGTCTTCTGTATCCATGTAGTCAACGGTGTATAATTTTGTATCATAGACACCAACAACCTTACCGCTTGCTCCTTTCATCCCAGGCATGTGATCGGCTGTAATCGTAATCTCGCTCCCTACAGGGAATTTAGGATCAGCTGCGGCCTTTAAATCTGCTGGAGCAGGGGAACCGTTCATATTCATCTTACTCATCTCGTCCATGGACATGCTGCTAGATGACATATTATCCATTTGGCTCATTGAAGATGAGTTGGTCATCTCAGATGAGGTGTTTTTTGAACTTTCCTTAGTACTACAAGCACCAAGGGATAGGGCTAATAAAAGGACTGCACTAGCCTTCAAAAAATTAGTTTTTTTCATAGTATCTCTCCTAGGTTCTACATATAAAGTTACTGCTGCTAAGTTACTAGCGTTGTTCAAGCTCAGTTTGGGTCAACCACTTATGGTTAGTAACCATCATTTTTGATGAATCGTTTGAAGTATAGTCAACCATATAGGCAGGACCGTCGCTAATGGCAACGATAGAGCCACTCGCTCCCTTCATGCCAGACATGTGGTCAGCTTCAAGTGTAATCTTGCTACCGACAGTCAAATCTCCCACGATTTCATCTGCTATCAGGTACTTGTGGTTGGTAATCATTTGGTGGTCTTCTGTATCCATGTAGTCAACGGTGTACAATTTTGTATCATAGACACCGACAACCTTACCGCTTGCTCCCTTCATTCCAGGCATGTGATCGGCTGTAATCGTAATCTCG is a window of Streptococcaceae bacterium ESL0729 DNA encoding:
- the comGF gene encoding competence type IV pilus minor pilin ComGF; this encodes MKLKIKAFTLLECLIALIVISGSLLVVGGLTNLIGKEIAYVARDEQLEWQLFCSLLREELRDSEFLKVEHNYLYVKKSSELRFGQNERSSDFRKTHISGRGYQPMIFNLKSTEIRESNGLVTFNFTFISGASYTMIYQFEKEG
- the comGG gene encoding competence type IV pilus minor pilin ComGG, with the translated sequence MNRIKVRAGVLIQVLFLVAIFTAILEFYLFSMLSNRRNIVAQTNRIKAELMADLTFEKIKDEQKAGSIVFSDAFCFFEFVDGRYILKVVFSDNHGEVYQISRDKKSEDTGL
- a CDS encoding YdhK family protein, whose amino-acid sequence is MKKTNFLKASAVLLLALSLGACSTKESSKNTSSEMTNSSSMSQMDNMSSSSMSMDEMSKMNMNGSPAPADLKAAADPKFPVGSEITITADHMPGMKGASGKVVGVYDTKLYTVDYMDTEDHQMVTNHKYLIADEIKGDLTVGSKITLEADHMSGMKGASGSIVAISDGPAYMVDYTSNDSSKMMVTNHKWLSQSELESKD
- a CDS encoding YdhK family protein; translated protein: MDMSKMSGHMPKMNMHGSPAPADLKATADPKFPVRSEITITADHMPGMKGASGKVVGVYDTKLYTVDYMDTEDHQMITNHKYLIADEIVGDLTVGSKITLEADHMSGMKGASGSIVAISDGPAYMVDYTSNDSSKMMVTNHKWLTQTELEQR